In a genomic window of Bacillota bacterium:
- a CDS encoding type II toxin-antitoxin system MqsA family antitoxin, producing MNDANICPVCGGILEEKTIQLDFHYKGRLIVIDGVPAQVCRSCGEQLISASTSKDIDTILESDIKPIRRISVPVLPFSHSHYNAQV from the coding sequence ATGAATGATGCAAATATCTGCCCGGTTTGCGGCGGGATTCTGGAAGAAAAGACAATCCAGCTTGACTTCCACTACAAGGGTCGTTTAATCGTGATCGACGGAGTACCGGCACAGGTTTGTAGGAGTTGTGGGGAGCAGCTGATCTCTGCCTCAACTTCTAAGGACATCGATACCATCTTGGAATCGGATATTAAGCCAATCCGGCGGATAAGCGTACCAGTGCTACCCTTTTCCCATTCCCACTACAATGCGCAGGTATAG